TATTTTAGGTTAGACTGCATCATCACTGACCTCCAGTCATCATAATGAAGGGCTGTCCTGTCGCGTTGGCCCTGTAGGTCCACTCATGCCAAAGGTGGAACAGGCAGGCCGCTTTAGGGAGAGACTTTGGGGGTCAATCAGGCAGCTGAGGTGAGGTGGCGTTGGGAAATCTCTGTATTAATTAACCTTTATCGGCTGAGCCCTGACTATGGGACGTGTCCCGTAACCACAGAGACCAGCATGACAGGGTTCATACCGCTGGTCTCTCAGGGCCACTGTCATGGCAACTGGCAACGGCGGTCAGTTGCCTGAGTGTCAGTGTCTTGCCCTCCTGACCATGGCACAGCCACAATGTGACAGGTGCACcggatacacatacacacacatacacacagacacacacacacatttggcaGACCGAGCCATATCCTGTCTCTTCTCTATGGAGGCCAATGTCAGTACTGAGGGAACCTGTGCTGCCGTTCTGCCGTTGTACATAATAACCAGGCTCATGTCAAGTCAATGCAGTTCTGATTTTTAGAATACCTTCAGGGCTTTTTTAAAAATGTCACTGACACTTAGAATGGAAGTGCGGGGTCTATATATGGTCCAGACAGGGATCAACTGGGGCAGGAGAGGGATCTAGCTTGGCAGGTGGTGATAATGCCAGAGCTCTCTAGGCACCAGGGCAGCCAGGACTGTGCCCAGGTGGGAGAGCATTCAGTCATTATACCCTCTGTGGcactggtgtgtgcgtgtgtgtgtgtgtgtgtgtgtgtgtgtgtgtgtgtgtgtgtgtgtgtgtgtgtgtgtgtgtgtgtgtgtgtgggtgtgggtgtgggtgtgtgtgtgtgtgtgtgtgtgtggtgtgtgggtgggtgtgtgtgtgcgcactgaGTACCCAGGTGCTGTGTGAGAACGGAGACATGGTAGTATGAGATGCTCAAGAGCAGGAGGAGTGgtagtagggagggagggggataatcCACTGAAATGACAAGCTGCATAAGAAATGATGCACAACTCTCACAGGCCCTTCACTCTTGAACGACAGCGCAGACACATTGCCATGAGGGGTTTACGGCTTGAAGACCTGAATGTTTTCGAGGTGGTGGGCTTGAATTTCCCATTTGAATAAAATCAGACCCTAATCTACATTTGTCGTCGTCGGTTCGGTTGAAAGAAAAAATAAATGTCTGCAGTCAAACTGAAATGTTGCTAAGTAACAGGGATGGTGGACAAGGTGTTGAAATTAATGTGATGTAGTGCTGCCGTGCTGCAAATCTCTGCTTCTCACgctgtttctcctctccccctcacccccccaTAGGTCCCCGTCTGAGATCAAGAGAGCGGAAAGGCGCCACAGAGAGAACCTCCCCCAGGCCTGCCGACAGACACACATCCCAAACATCCACAGCCACGGAATGCGTCAACATCACTGTGGTGGTGAAATCTCGCTGACACCTCACTCCTCGCCGCTCACTGAATAAGCCTATACCGGGCATTCTGGGAGCATCCGGTGTTCACAGGCACACAGGAATGGCAGCGAGGGCCGGGTGAGAGCCCCCAAATGGCTCCCGTCATGGCCACAGTTTCTGTGTATTAGTGACTTTTTACACTGTGGATAAGGGATGACTTTACATTGGGCCCATGGATTCCAGTATCTGTAAAGACTAGAACCTGCCCATGTGCATACTTACCTCTTATCAATATCTGAAAGTACAGTACCTGATGACCTAGTGGACCTTGTTATTCCCAGTAGCAGTGCTGAACCATACGAGGGGATCCTAGTATTGAACATGACTCATGGGGAGGAGCCTGGCCCTGAGACACACACGGATTCAGCTGTTCTAACTTATCTGGAAGGTTTACTGATGCATCCCGTGGCGTCTGGGCCTGGGGCCACGGCAACCCGGAGATCAGAGGCTGCCCGAGGGCACGGCAACCAGGTGGAGCAAGTCAACAAGATGGCCCGACCCTTCCAGCTGCCCAGCCACGGCCCCGCCATCGTCACTGTTCAGAAGGCCGGGAACGGCCCTGCCCTACACCATGGGGTCTCCCAGAACCTGAAGAAGGCCCGGCTGCTCCGCTCGGGggcctggaatgagcctggagccCAGAGGCTGAGCTCCCCCCCTGTGGAGCTGCCCAGCCAGGGGGGTGGAGGAGACCTGCAAAACGGGGCCTTGGAGGGCTCTCCTCATGCTGGGGAGAGCACCCTGCTGGCCTCCCTgctccagtccttcagctccagACTGCAGAATGTAGCCATGTCGCAGCAGTCCACCAAACCCCCCAGCGAGCACTCCCCGCCCACTGTGCCCCCTCCTGCTGCAGACAAGGAGCGGCTCGCCTGCTACGGCATGGCCTCCAGCCGCCTCAAGGGCCTGATGAGGAAGAGCAAGATGCAGAACCACGGTAGCACGCCTTACAGCCGGCGAGGCCACGGCCACGGTCATAGCCAGGACAGGCCCTCTGAGTCCCCCTGCTCGGTACAGAGCAGCACCCCTCCTTCTACCCCTACCGCTTCTACTGCTTCCACTGATGCTCAGTCCTGTGCAGAACGGCTCAAGGCTGTGGCCAACCTGGTAAAGATCCGCTCCAGCCCTGCCCCCTCGCCCAAGCCCAGTGTGGCCTGCAGTCAGCTGGCCCTGCTGCTGTCCAGTGAGGCCCACCTGCAGCAGTACAGTAGGGAGCATGCACTCAAGGTCCAGCACTCGGGACACTCGGCCAGCTCCAGACTGGCCGCCATGGCAACGCAGCAGACCCAGGACAAGAGGCCGCCCAGTGTGGGAGAGGCTCCGCCCACCAGCAGCACCACCGTTGCCCTAGATGCGCAAAGCTCCTTAACTGCCCAAAACAGAATAGCGACAACAACACTCCCCCGCCTGGCACTAAACTCTAGCTCAAGGCAGCGGAGCCCCTCCTCCATGCTGCCAGCCCACAGCTCACCCtgccccacccctcttcctctgcCCCTCAACCCCCACACCGACACCCAGACCCAACCCCAAACCCCCACAAATGAGAAACGTGGCTTTGACTCGCGCCACGCCAGGCCCCCCCAGACCTGTAGCAGCCTGCTCCTGCTGCTcctcaacaaccacaacaaccagaaGCAGCTGACTAAGAACGGGCACCTGGAGGACGACTGTGGGGTCCTGCCCCCTAGCCGTGGCTCCTCAGTCACCTCCGACAGCGAGTGCTCCGTCCAGGAGAAGAGTCTGgccaagagagaggagagctgcaGCGACGCAGAGAGCTCCTACTCCAGCTGTTCTCCCATTGACCTCTCTATAAGGAGCAGGGCCAGCACCAGAGCCCCAGAGACCAGGCCTAAAgccacctccccctccacctctgttTCTTACTCTTCCTCTTCTACAGCTTTCTCCTCCAGCTCTTCTTCTGCTATCTTCTCCTCTGCCCCTACTGTTTTCTCTTCCTCCActgctttctcttcctcctctactgttctctccccttcctccactgctttctctacctcctctaccgttctctcctcttcctccactgctttctcttcctcctcttccttctccttagACAAACTCACTGAGTCCCTGCTAAACAAGTGGAAGCCAGATCCCTCCGGTTCGAAGGTCCCCCAGGTTAAGAAGGAGATTGAAATGAGCCCAGACCTTAAGTCCCACCCCAGGGTCACTCTCATGCAGCTCCTTCTGGAGCGCAAGAATAACGACAAGGTAAACAAAATTGTGGTTAATCCAGATTTGCAGCATGACGCAACCCTGTCCAGTCTGTCACGGGGCCCACTTAAATCACTGGCCCCCTGGGAGGAAGTAAGGACACAGAGCCCTCTGGACAGATCAGGCCTTCCATTGTACTCTCTTAGCCGAGACCCCAGCAGCACCCCATCCCCCTACCCCTCTCCCCATGTCCAGTCCAGCCCTCTGGATCTGTGTAAGTCTAAACCCTTCCCTGCTGAGAAAGCTGCAGATGAGCCGGCGTTCAGCGCCAGTAAACTGTTACAGAACCTGGCCCAGTGCGGCACCGCCTCGCCATCCCCACCCATGGTTTCCAGCAAAGTACCCAGACGGGAGCTGGAGGTGGGTGGTGGCAGGCCTCTGGCTCTGCTGGAGAGGCTCAATGCCCCCATCCAGAGGAACACAACAATTACCCCCCTCTCAGACAGGCCCTCGGGCAGCGGCACACCGTCGTTCGGTCGCCGGGGGGAGGTGTCGCCCACCTCGTCCCAGATCGAGAACCTTTTAGAGCGTCGCACAGTACTACAGCTCCTGCTGGGAGCGaactcctcctctgcctcctccgtAGCCCCAGccacccacagagacagagacaggtccGGTGGGAGGTGCAGTGTGGAGACAGCAGCGGGGAGCTGCTATGAGAAGTCCCCTGGCACCTCTGTCATTTGTGACAGATCCAAGGGGCCCTCGGCAGCAGAATTCAAGGTTAAAACTGAACCGGGGGAAGAGGTTCTAGGCCTGTTGTCCTCTACAGTATGTCAGGATGTGACGAgcagaaagagaaggggaggaggaggagggtatgaCGACAGGCACAGCCCGCTCTCTGAACCCCAGCAGGACCTAAAAAAAGAGCCCAGGCCCACAGAGGTCATTGCTAAATATGGCCTCCTCAGCCAGCTCCTAAAACAGCAGAGCGCCACCTACTACACCAGCGCTAAACAGCCACACACAGATCGCCGGCCAAGCCCTGTCCCTGtgaaggaggagcagagagactaCCACCACCAGGGGCCCAGCCCTAAAAAGAGACGGCTCTGCTCAGAGCTGGCTATGAGCCTGAACAATGGCAGCCCTCAGAGGGCCGTGGTGGACATTGGAAGCAGCCACAGCCACAATAGCCTGGTCCAAAGCCTGGTCCATAGCCAGATACAGGAGGAGCCTGATTACCACAGGGGCCTCAGGAGCCCTAATGAGGAGGAGGCCCCAGCCAGGAGCCCCAGCAGTGAAGCTCTCCTCCCCAGGGAGAGCCGGGGCTTCAACGTGCTCAAACAACTGCTCCTGTCTGACAATTGTCTGAAGGAGCTGTCCCAGCAGCCCCGGGGAGTCCCCagcccctctgtcccctctgtgcTGCAGACCAACGGCAAAGCCAACGGGAGCATCCTCAACCTCAATCAGTCAGGCTACAATCAACACGACCTCCTCAACCTGCCTACCCTGCCCTGGCACCACCCCCATAGCTCCCTCAACTCAGGGCCACCCAGCCACCTCAGACCCCTGCCCTCCCCCCAGACAGGGGACATCAGTCAACGCTCCCCCTGGGGGCGTCACACAGCCCCCCCACTCCGTCAGGACTCGCCCAAACGGTACCCCACCCCGGTGAAACGGGAGCCGGAGAGCCCGGTGCAGTGGGCAGGTCgagaccaggaggaggagggccgTGACTTGAGCCCAGACTCCCCCCGGCTCACCCGCTCCAACCCCATCCTGTACTACATGCTGCAAAAGGGTAGCGCTCAgctgaggagggaggggagggaccaGGCGGAGGGGACCCAGGGGTCAGGGCCAGGGGGAGTGAAGGTGAAGGAGGAGCCAGGTAATGATGGCCATGATGCCTATGAACACAAACTGAGCTCTGCCACCACCACCCAGCACTCCTCCTTGTCCCCTCCCTACAATAACGACAAGCACAGCCACAAAAACGACAGGCTGAGCGACTCATCTGACAATTGGTAGTTTTAATGACTTTCATTAACTAAAACATAAAAAATTGCCAAATTAATTTGTAGTTAGATGAGAAGAAATAACAACAAGGAATGCAAGAGTGAGGATTTTGAATGAAAAGAACCGAGCAAATGAATTCAAGGCATTCGTTTCATTACTGTATCATAATTATCGATGACTCGGTTTACGGAATGGGTGGTACGATATATCTCTACTTCAACAGAATGTCAAATCACTTGCACCAAAATTAGGTCATTGTCAAATTTGAACATGCCCACTGGTGATTTCCATACAGTAtgtatttcacattcttaaatgaaTGAAAGAAAGCACCTTTCAAAGAAGTTGTCTGGTTTTACTCCAATGATCTGTGTCTGTATTGCACACATATCACTATTCTGTGTCCTCTTTGTTGGCACCTGTAAAACATTGATCAAGAACATTTCCAGCTACCTTTATTATTGATGACTCCAAAAAATCACTGcatctttatttattttcccaACAGGAAGTTTTCAGATAGACAGAGAGCATACATTTCTGATCAAACCCTAAATATAGTCATACCAGGGTAAGCACAGCAGTACATTAAAACATACACGATAGAGACCCGTTTAAAGGAAGACCCTGTGAACAATGTTCATAATCAAATCTACTAAAGGTACCCACAGTTCAATTCTGTTAGAGGGCTCTGTGTTGGTTGCTCCTGCACCTTCTCCTCAAGACTGATAGAATTATATGATCATCAGTGAGTCGACTATGTCGACTGACAGACAGGGCTCATGTGGTCACAACGCATTGCATTTTGCTTTGATATGTAATGAACTTGTTGGGGCTACGTTTTGACAGTGCAGATTGGGGGTGACGTCTTAATAGATGGTAATACAACTGGTAATACAGCTATTACTGAATAGTAGTAGTaaaggttatttaaaaaaaaccttTGACGAGCCtacctgtgggacagtgagttgTGGGTGGTTGTAGTAGTtgtataccagtggaggctgctgagggtaggacagctcataataatggctggaacggcacAAATGGAATGGGATCAAACAcctagaaaccatgtgtttgatgttgttgatgcCTTTCCACATATTCCTCTCTAGCCGTTACCAcgtgcccgtcctccccaattaaggtgccaccaacctcctgtgttgtaTACAGGTTCTGGGCGACAGTTAAAATACTGCAGCATCTGCATAACTATTAGTTCCCAATGAATTCAAAATGAATGGTATTGAAATATAAATGCATATTCTGAAATGTAAAAAATGCAGTCTAATTTGATATTGTACCCCTGAGTTTGCACTGTCAAAGTTGAGCTGTTGGTGTCCTTAAAAATAATATGTTTATGGCATGTAATGAAAAACTGTCAGTGTTGTTATCCATTGAGAATTTGACCGTTTGTAAAGCTTATCTTGTGTTTCTTGATTCTCGTGCTTTATAGACACCTTTTACTTTCTTGGCGCTTTCTTAGCTCATattaaaatgtcaaaataattGCATGGAAATAAAGAGGAAACCACAGGTACATTTTAAAGCAGCTGGATATGACGTGAACCTGTCACCCAATAATCATTGAGACATTGTTGGTGTTTTGAGGGCTTATCTGATCTCTAGCTCGTTATTTGGATTGTACTGTATTTGATCCGTTTCTGGTTTCAGTTTCCCACACTGCTGTCATCCATTTAGTCTTACATGTGATCTTTTTTAATACACATACATATGAAGTACATATTCAGTACGTTTCTTCTATTATTAATAGATTTTCACAATGGTTAAATATATTTGTGTAAATAGTACTTTCATTATGAAAGATAACTATTTTGTATTGGTGAAGAAAAATATATTACCCTAGTTTTTAATGCCCGGAAAAATGTAAATATGAATTCTATGCGTAAtagtgtacatacatacaaatGACAGAGGTTGCTATGCCCATTTTTTGGTTGGTTTGTTCTTTGCATGTGTCTCTATGTGGTAAAATGATAATCTATCCTGCGCTGTGTTGTGTAATACTGTCTGACTCTCCTCACTGCTGCCTGTTGCATGCAGACGCATGGGAACTACCTGTGTATCCCTACTGGTGATGGGGCAAAATGTCAAGTCTTAAAATAGGTCTTTTTATCACAGAGAGGGGGTCATTTAGAACATGAACAGTCCCTAAATAACCACAGACTGTTGAGCAAGTGGAGAAAATGTGTGAAAATAAACGTGCATTGAATATTTTTGTGATTTTATTTTCTGTTACTGGTTGATGACAGAGCAGTGGTATGAAGTACAATCATAGACCTACTGGCATTGAGCATCTGAAACATACATTTGTAGCAAAAAGAAAGTTTTTGTTTCATTTTTCCATGTGACAACCTGAaacattatttcattttttatgttTGCATTTTTTTGGGTGTTCATTTGCACTGATATCTCCAAAATAAAGTACTAAAATGCTTGACTGAGTTATGCTCCTGTTTCATTTACGATATTCACCTTAcctaactataatataactataataacttaTTATATTACTACGGTATTTGATATGATTGATTTCATTGTTTATTCCCTAAATGGTCTATATTCCCGTACACATATTGTCAGTGTGAGTCAGTTGCTGTTCAGCTTCCTCATTCATGGTGCATTCTAAGCCCTGAGGACGTCATCTAGTTCCGATAACTTTGATTCTGAGTTCTCTGTTGGTCAGTTCTCTGCCAGATCTTCACAAGGCAGGAAAGGCATTAAAAGGAAGGAGGACAGGAGTGGAGTTCAGTAGATGTGCCCTGGATACATGCACCATGGTATACCCTTTGAAGCTGAATCCACATCACATCTCTCCCCCAGACTAAAATAGATCACATTATATTATCGCCATAAAACACCTGAAGTCCTGTTTCCAGACATCCTGATGATCCCTTTCATGAAGCAACAGCTCTGGTCAGGGACAGAAAACAGCCTGTactca
Above is a window of Oncorhynchus tshawytscha isolate Ot180627B linkage group LG30, Otsh_v2.0, whole genome shotgun sequence DNA encoding:
- the LOC112228590 gene encoding nuclear receptor-interacting protein 1 — translated: MTHGEEPGPETHTDSAVLTYLEGLLMHPVASGPGATATRRSEAARGHGNQVEQVNKMARPFQLPSHGPAIVTVQKAGNGPALHHGVSQNLKKARLLRSGAWNEPGAQRLSSPPVELPSQGGGGDLQNGALEGSPHAGESTLLASLLQSFSSRLQNVAMSQQSTKPPSEHSPPTVPPPAADKERLACYGMASSRLKGLMRKSKMQNHGSTPYSRRGHGHGHSQDRPSESPCSVQSSTPPSTPTASTASTDAQSCAERLKAVANLVKIRSSPAPSPKPSVACSQLALLLSSEAHLQQYSREHALKVQHSGHSASSRLAAMATQQTQDKRPPSVGEAPPTSSTTVALDAQSSLTAQNRIATTTLPRLALNSSSRQRSPSSMLPAHSSPCPTPLPLPLNPHTDTQTQPQTPTNEKRGFDSRHARPPQTCSSLLLLLLNNHNNQKQLTKNGHLEDDCGVLPPSRGSSVTSDSECSVQEKSLAKREESCSDAESSYSSCSPIDLSIRSRASTRAPETRPKATSPSTSVSYSSSSTAFSSSSSSAIFSSAPTVFSSSTAFSSSSTVLSPSSTAFSTSSTVLSSSSTAFSSSSSFSLDKLTESLLNKWKPDPSGSKVPQVKKEIEMSPDLKSHPRVTLMQLLLERKNNDKVNKIVVNPDLQHDATLSSLSRGPLKSLAPWEEVRTQSPLDRSGLPLYSLSRDPSSTPSPYPSPHVQSSPLDLCKSKPFPAEKAADEPAFSASKLLQNLAQCGTASPSPPMVSSKVPRRELEVGGGRPLALLERLNAPIQRNTTITPLSDRPSGSGTPSFGRRGEVSPTSSQIENLLERRTVLQLLLGANSSSASSVAPATHRDRDRSGGRCSVETAAGSCYEKSPGTSVICDRSKGPSAAEFKVKTEPGEEVLGLLSSTVCQDVTSRKRRGGGGGYDDRHSPLSEPQQDLKKEPRPTEVIAKYGLLSQLLKQQSATYYTSAKQPHTDRRPSPVPVKEEQRDYHHQGPSPKKRRLCSELAMSLNNGSPQRAVVDIGSSHSHNSLVQSLVHSQIQEEPDYHRGLRSPNEEEAPARSPSSEALLPRESRGFNVLKQLLLSDNCLKELSQQPRGVPSPSVPSVLQTNGKANGSILNLNQSGYNQHDLLNLPTLPWHHPHSSLNSGPPSHLRPLPSPQTGDISQRSPWGRHTAPPLRQDSPKRYPTPVKREPESPVQWAGRDQEEEGRDLSPDSPRLTRSNPILYYMLQKGSAQLRREGRDQAEGTQGSGPGGVKVKEEPGNDGHDAYEHKLSSATTTQHSSLSPPYNNDKHSHKNDRLSDSSDNW